The following proteins come from a genomic window of Babesia microti strain RI mitochondrion, isoform 3 complete genome:
- the cox3 gene encoding cytochrome c oxidase subunit 3 (precise initiation codon uncertain), translating to MVVYSYINSLYSSTLKELSSGMFLVNVVLSLLSTLQENAETLTFTVYSIIGSVILSELLLFISLIYSVLHSTVCKDPVDLSQATECIESLTDSLGLGCAATTLLLFEGRDRCYTLYSKYNDVCTLSAILYSYIQSNEYNNMLNYVNTSSIQGLFYCITVVHALHVLLGVSLIMIDSINHSEYYDNIIVDSYLYLYIATYWHFVEAVWLSLLSLLYMY from the coding sequence ATAGTAGTCTATAGTTACATTAACAGTCTCTACTCCTCTACCCTGAAAGAGTTATCTTCAGGAATGTTCTTAGTTAACGTAGTGCTATCACTGCTATCTACTTTACAAGAGAATGCAGAGACATTGACGTTCACTGTTTACTCGATAATAGGCAGTGTTATTCTGTCTGAATTACTCCTGTTTATTAGCTTGATTTATAGTGTACTTCATAGCACTGTGTGCAAAGATCCAGTAGATCTATCTCAAGCAACTGAATGCATAGAGTCATTAACTGACTCTCTTGGATTAGGTTGTGCAGCAACAACACTGCTACTCTTCGAGGGTAGGGATAGATGTTACACACTTTATAGTAAGTACAATGATGTATGTACATTGTCTGCTATACTGTATTCTTACATACAGAGCAATGAATACAATAACATGTTGAACTATGTTAATACAAGTAGCATACAAGGACTATTTTACTGTATTACAGTAGTACATGCACTTCATGTGTTACTTGGTGTAAGTTTGATTATGATAGATAGTATCAATCATAGTGAATACTACGATAATATCATAGTTGATTCTTATCTATACCTATACATAGCAACATACTGGCATTTCGTAGAAGCTGTATGGCTATCACTATTATCCTTATTGTACATGTATTAA